GCTCACGGACTTCACCGGCGGCGCGACCCCCGTGACGGACGCGGCGGCCGTGGCCTCACCGGCCCCGCCGCCCTCGGTGTTCCGCTGAGGGCTCAGTAGTTGCCGATCTCCACATGCGGCGGCCCGTCGTGCCAGGTGCACATCACCGACACCCGGTCCGTGCCGCTGCTGAACTCCACCCGGATCCACGTCTGCGTCTTCCACACCTGCATCGACCAGCCGGCCCCCGGCGTGGCCGAGACAAGTGTGGCGCTGGACGCGCCCAGGTCGAACACGACCCGGCCGCCGTCGGTGTCGTACGACTTGACCTGGCCGGACGCGGACGACGGGGTGGTGGGGGAAGGGCCCGGTGTCCGCGTGGGTGTGGGAGCCGGGGCCGTCGGCCCGCGTGACGGACGGGTGGACGGGGACGGCCGGTGCGTCGGCGAGCCCAGGGCCTGCGTGGTGGTGTCGGCGGCCGTGACCGGCAGGGCGCGCGGCGGGTCGTACGCCGTCTGGACCATCACCGTGTGCACACCCCACCACGACAGCGTGACCGCCGCTCCCGTCGCGAGCAGCCACGCCAGTACGTGTACGAGTCCTCTGCGCATCGCGGGCCATACTGCCCCAGGAGTACCGCCGTGTGCACATGGTCTGAGTTATCCACAGGCGCCGGACCGGTTCGGCCGCATGGCGTACGGTGCGGCGCATGGCAAGTGTGCTCGTGGTCGAGGACGACCAGTTCGTACGCTCGGCGCTCATCCGGCATCTGACCGACGCCGCACACACCGTGCGCAGCGTGGGTTCGGCACTGGAGGCGCTGCGCGAGGTCGCCCATTTCCGTTTCGACGTGGTCATCCTGGACCTCGGACTGCCGGACCTGGACGGCTCCGAGGCGCTGAAGATGCTCCGCGGCATCACCGACGTGCCCGTCATCATCGCCACCGCCCGGGATGACGAGACGGAGATCGTCCGGCTGCTCAACGCCGGCGCGGACGACTACCTGACCAAGCCGTTCTCCGTGGAACACCTCTCCGCCCGGATCGCGGCCGTGCTGCGCCGGGCCCGCTCCGGCGGCGCGGAGCCCCCGTCGGCATCCGTGCTCCGCGTGGGCGGCCTGACCGTCGACCCGCTGCGCCGCCAGGCCGAGCTGGACGGGGTCCGTCTCGACCTCACCCGCCGCGAGTTCGACCTGCTCGCCTTCCTCGCCGGCCGGCCCGGGGTCGTCGTCCCGCGCAAGGAGCTCCTCGCCGAGGTCTGGCAGCAGTCCTACGGCGACGACCAGACCATCGACGTCCATCTGTCCTGGTTGCGCCGGAAATTGGGGGAGACGGCCGCCCGGCCCCGCTATCTGCACACGCTCAGGGGCGTCGGCGTGAAGCTGGAGCCCCCCATGGACGGGGAGCCGACGCGATGAGATGGGCTCTGGTCAAGGTCTGCCTGGCGGTCACCACGATGGTCGTGGTCGCCTTCGCCGTGCCGCTCGGCCTGGTCGTCAAGGAGATGGCCCGCGACCGCGCGTTCTCCAGCGCCGAGCGGGAGGCCGCGGCGGTCGCGCCCGCGCTGTCCATCACCACCGACCGGGACAAACTGGAGCGGGTCGTGGCCTCCGCCGGTGCCGACTCCGGGATGGCCGTGCATCTGCCCGCAGGCAGCGGCCGGCCCGCGCTCGACCTCGGCCGGCAGCGCGCCGCCGGCCGCGACATCGAGGCCGTACGGAAAATGGGCCGGGCCTCCACGACCACCGTGGCCGGTGGCTCCACCCTGCTCCAGCCGGTCGCCCTCGGCTCCGGCGACATCGCCGTCGTCGAGGTCTACGTCCCCGAGTCCGAGGTGACCAACGGCGTCGGCACGGCCTGGGCGGTGCTCGCGGCGGTCGGCCTCGCGCTGATCGTCGGCTCGGTCGCGGTCGCCGACCGGCTCGGGGTGCGCATGGTGCGGCCCGCCCAGCGGCTGGTCCGGGGCGCGCACGAGCTGGGCGAGGGCAGGCTGGGCGCCCGGGTGCCGGAGGACGGCCCGACCGAACTGCGGCTCGCGGCCGTGGCGTTCAACTCCATGGCCGACCAGGTCGTCCAACTCCTCGCGAACGAAAGAGAGCTGGCCGCCGACCTCTCCCACCGCCTGCGTACGCCGCTCACCGTCCTGCGGCTCAACGCGGCCTCCCTGGGCGGCGGACCGGCCGCCGAGCAGACCCGGGCCGCCGTCGCCCAGCTGGAGCGCGAGGTTGACACCATCATCCGTACGGCCCGGGAGGCCAAGCCGCAGACGGCCGCGGCCGGCCCCGGCGCCGGGTGCGACGCGGCCGAAGTGGTGCGCGAACGCATGGAGTTCTGGTCCGCGCTCGCCGAGGACGAGGGCCGTAAGTGGCGCGTGGCCGGAGTGGACCGGCCGGTGCGCATACCCGTGGCCCGCGCCGACCTGGCCGCGGCCCTGGACGCCCTGCTCGGCAATGTGTTCCGGCACACCGCCGAGGGCACCGCCTTCGCGGTCGACGTGCACAACGGCGAGGACGCGGTGATCATCCTGGTCTCCGACGCGGGCCCCGGCATACCCGACCCGGACGCGGCGATGGCCCGTGGCCGCGGTTCCGGAAACGCCGGTTCGACCGGCCTCGGCCTCGACATCGTGCGCCGGCTCGCCGAGGCCACCGGCGGGGACGTGCGGATCGGCTCCTCGGTGCTGGGCGGCGCGGAGGTGCGGCTCTGGTTCCAGCTCGATGGGCGGGCGCCGGCCGGGCGGGGGCACGGGGGGCGGGTGCGCAGACGCCGGTCGGGCAAACCGGTCCTGACTGGTCTCGACCATTAATCGCCCCCGATCCCTTCCTTAAGCGAACCCTAAGGTCTGCAACCGCCGCCCCGATCAAGCGATTTGTCCGATTCCGGATCGCTAGCGTGCTGCCGCATCCACCCCCGTGAACAGCGAAGGCAGGCACGCCCCATGAGCACGCACCGGCGCAGGATCAGTGGCAGGAACAAGGCGATAGGCGGTCTCGTGGCCGCGGCCGTGGTCGGTGGCGGCGCGGTCCTGCTCACCGGCACCGCCCACGCCGCCGGTGTGAACGCCGCGTACACCAGGACCAGCGACTGGTCGACCGGCTACACCGCCCAGTACGTCGTCACCAACAACAGCGACCAGACCGAGAAGACCTGGACGCTGGAGTTCGACCTCCCGGCGGGCGCCAAGCTCAGCTCCCTGTGGAACGGCGAGTCGAGCGTGAGCGGTTCGCACGTCACGGTGCGGCCGGCGAAGTGGGACACCGCGGGCCTCGCCCCCGGCAAGTCCGTGACCATCGGTTTCGTGGTCAACGGCAGCGGCGCCCCGACGGGCTGTCTCATCGACGAGGCCCAGTGCTCCGCGGACGGCGGCGCCACCCCCGAGCCGAGCGGCCGGCCCACCCGGTCCCCGTCCCCGTCCCGACCGCCACCCCCACCAAGAGCACCACCCCCACCCCCACCCCCACCAAGAGCGCCACCCCGACCCCGGCCCCCACCAAGACCACCGGCAGCGGCACCACGGCCTCCGCCGGCTTCGCCCCGTACGTCGACACCTCCCTCTACCCGGCCTTCGACATGGTCGGCGCGGCCGACGCGACCGGGGTGAAGAACTACAACCTCGCCTTCATCACCGACGGCGGCGGCTGCACCCCCAAGTGGGGCGGCGTGACCGACGTGACCGGCGACGCGGTGGCCCAGCAGATCGGCTCCCTGCGCGCCAAGGGCGGTGACGTCCGGGTCTCCTTCGGCGGCGCCTCCGGCTCCGAGCTGGCCACCACCTGCTCCTCCGCGGACGCGCTGGCGGCGGCGTACGGCAAGGCGATCGACGCGTTCAAGCTGACCAAGGTCGACTTCGACATCGAGGGCGGCGCACTGCCGAACACGTCGGCGAACACCCTCCGGGCGAAGGCGATAGCCAAGCTCCAGGCCCAGCACCCGGACCTGGACGTCTCCTTCACCCTCCCGGTGATGCCGGAGGGCCTCACCCAGGACGGCGTGAACCTCCTCTCCGACGCCAAGTCCAACGGCGTGAAGATCTCCACCGTCAACATCATGGCGATGGACTACGGCCCCTCGTACAGCGGCGACATGGGCGACTACGCCCAGCAGGCCGCGACGGCCACCCAGGCCCAGGTCAAGAGCGTCCTCGGCCTGTCCGACGCCGCCGCCTGGAAGACGGTCGCCGTCACCCCGATGATCGGCGTCAACGACGTCTCCTCCGAGGTCTTCAAGGTGGACGACGCCACCCAGCTGGCGAACTTCGCCAAGTCCAAGGGCCTCGGCGGCCTCTCCATGTGGTCCGCGGCCCGCGACAAGCAGTGCCCCGGCGGCGCGAAGAACTCCGCCGACCCCACGTGCAGCTCGATCGTCCAGGGCACGTTCGCCTTCTCGAAGGCGTTCGGGGCCGTCAACTGACGCTGCGGGCCGGGCGTGTCCGACCATCGGCCGACATGATCATGTCTATATAGTTCCGACCCGGGTCGATCTTCGGCCCGGGCCGGTCGCCGTACGGACACAGCGGCGCACGGCCCGTTTCCATTGCCGTCACCCGGGCCGTCGGTGCCCGGGCCGCACCACCTCGGGGGAATCGTGTCGTCCATCCGTCATGCCCTTGTCACCGCCGTACTCGCCGGAGCGGCGCTCACGCTGACGGCCTGTCAGCCCGACGGCACCGGCGCCGCCGGCGACACGGGCAGCAGCCCCACCGCCACGGCGAGCCCCGCCGCCCACGGCGGCGGCAAGCAGTCGTCCTGCCCGGTGCCCGCCAAGGGTCACAAGATCATCCTGGTCGAGAGCGTCTCCGGTGCCATGAACACCATCACCGCCAAGGACGCCAGGATGATCTGCTCCACCACGGGCGAGGGCGCGTCCTACCGGCCCGCCGGACACGAGAGCACGTACCTCGCCCAGCCCGACGCCCCGATCAAGGTCATCAGCAGGAAGACCGGCAAGCAGCGGCAGATGGGCGCGGCCCACGGCGGCATCGCACACGTGCGGGTCTGCGCCGACGGCACGGCCCAGGACACCGCCACCGCCCCCGCCGACACCAGCGACTGCTACGGCCAGAACTACTACGACGTGGCCGTCGACAACACCGGCAAGCTCACCGAGATGACCGAGCTGTACGGCTCCTGACAACTCCAGGAAAGCATCGTCGAGGAAGCGATCAACGAGGGCCTTGCCGAGGGCCGTGCCGAGGGTGTAGCCAGGTTCGGGGCGCGGTTTTCTAGTCGGCCCCCACCCCCGGCAACACCCCCGTCCGCGCCGCCTCCCCGTACCACCGCGCACTCGACTTCGGTGTCCGTTCCAGCGTCGCGTAGTCCACGTACACCGCGCCGAACCGCTTGCCGTAGCCGTACGCCCACTCGAAGTTGTCCAGCAGGGACCACAGGTAGTAGCCGCGGACGTCGGCGCCGTCGGTGATGGCGCGGCGGACCTCGGACAGGTGGCCGTGGAGGTATGCGATGCGCTCGGGGTCGTGGACGCGGCCGTCGGGGTCCGGCTTGTCGTCGTAGGCCGCGCCGTTCTCGGTCACGTACAGCGGCAGGCCGGGGGCCTCGCGTGTGTAGCGCATCAGCAGCTCGTGCAGGCCCGTCGGGTCGATCGTCCAGCCCATCTCCGTGCGCTCGCCCGGCGTCTGGTGGAACCGCACGTCGTCGGCGCCCGGCCAGGGGGAGTGGTCGCCGGCGCCGTGGCCGTCGGCCCGCGGGCCCGTGCTCTCGCCGGACGCGGCCGACACCAGGGCCGGGGTGTAGTAGTTCAGGCCCAGCGCGTCCAGCGGGACGTTGATGGTGCGGGTGTCGCCGTCGAGGACGTACGACCAGTCGGTGATCGAGGACGTGGCCTCCAGCAACGACGAGGGGTACGCGCCGTGCAGCATCGGGCCGTGGAAGATGCCGTTGGCCAGGTCGTCGATCCTGCGGGCCGCGGCCACATCGGCCGGGTCCTGCGAAAGCGGCCGTACCACAGAGGAGTTGAGGCTGATCGCGATTCCGTTGCGGGCCGGCATCACCGAGCGCAAGGCCGAAGCCGCCAGGCCGTGCGCCAGGTTGAGGTGATGCGCGGCGCGCAGGGAGGCCTCCGGTTCGGTACGGCCGGGGGCGTGGACGCCCGAGCCGTAGCCCAGAAAGGCGCTGCACCACGGTTCGTTGAGGGTGATCCACTGCTCCACCCGGTCGCCGAGGGCCTCGCCGACGAGCTGTGCGTACTCCGCGAACCGCTTCGCGGTGTCCCGCTGCGGCCAGCCGCCCGCGTCCTCCAGCTCCTGCGGCAGATCCCAGTGGTAGAGGGTGAGAGCCGGCTTGATGCCGTGGGCGAGCAGGTCGTCCACCAGGCGGCGGTAGAAGTCCAGGCCCACCTGGACCGCCGGTCCCCGGCCGGTGGGCTGCACCCGGGACCAGGAGACCGAGAAGCGGTACGCGGTCAGGCCCAGCTCCGCCATCAGCGCCACGTCGTCGCGGTAGCGGTGATAGTGGTCGACGGCGATGTCACCGGTCTCACCGCCTGCCGTCCTGCCCGGCGTATGGCTGAAGGTGTCCCAGATCGAGGGCGTACGGCCGTCCTCCCGCACCGCCCCCTCGATCTGGTAGGCGGAGGTCGCGGCTCCCCAGAGGAAGGCGGGCGGAAAGGTCACGGGGGAAGGGGATACGGGGGATGCGGGGGATAGGGACATGGAAGCGCTCCCATTGGGGGTCGTAGGAGACCTGGCGTAGTGAGGGGGAGGAAAGGGCCGGCACCGCGGTGGCCGGCCCCGGGAAAGTGGCCGTCAGCCCTTGATCGCGCCCTGCATGATCCCGCCCACGATCTGCTTGCCGAACAGAACGAACGCGATCAGCAGCGGCAGCGTGCCCAGCAGGGCGCCGGCCATGATCACCGCCTGGTCGGGGACGTACCCGGTGCCGAGCGAGTTCAGGGCCACCTGCACGGTCGGGTTCTGCTGGTTCAGGGCGATGATCGGCCACAGGAAGTCGTTCCAGGCGAACACGAACGTCAGCAGGCCGAGTACCGCCATGGCGGGGCGTGCCGCGGGAAAGACGACGTGCCAGACGATCCGGATGCTGCTCGCCCCGTCCACCCGGGCCGCCTCGATCAGCTCCGTCGGCAGCGCCTGCACCAGGTACTGCCGCATGAAGAACGTACCGAAGGCGGTGACGAGGCTCGGCAGGATCACCGTCTGCAGCTGGTTCGACCAGCCGAGGTCCGACATCCACAGATACAGCGGTACGACGGCCAGTTGCGGCGGGATCATCATCGTGCCGATGGTCAGCAGGAGCAGCAGACCGGAGAAACGGAACCGCAGTTTGGCGAAGGCGAAGCCGGCCAGCGTGGAGAACAGCACCGTGCTCACCGTGATCGTGCCCGCCACGATCACCGAGTTGAACATCGCCGTGCTCAGCCCCGCCTGGTCCCAGGCCGCCTGGAGGTTCTTGAACAGGTTGCCGCCGAACCACAGCGGCGGCGGGGTCTGGGCGAGCCGCCCGGCGGTGCGCGAGGCCGCGATCGCCGTCCACACCAGCGGGCCGAGGGAGACCAGCGCGAAGACGGTGAGCACGACGTACGTCACCGGGCCCGCGTGCAGCTGCTTGCCCGCGCCCAGCACCCGGCGGCGGCCGGCCTTGCGGGGCAGGGTGGGTTCGGTGGTCGTCATGGGGACTTCCTCAGCCGTCGGGTGAGCAGCAGATTGACCGCGGCGATGACCAGCAGGATCAGGAACATCGACCAGGCGATCGCGGACGCCTTGCCGAGGTTGCCGATGATCCAGCCCTGGTCGTACATGTACAGACCGAGCGTCTGGTACTGGTGCTCCGAGCCGCCCTTGGACCCGCTGACCCCGCCGAACAGCAGCGGCTCGCCGAAGAGCTGGGTCGCGCCGATGGTGGAGACCACGACCGTGAAGAGGATCGTCGGGCGCAGCTGCGGGATCGTCACATGCCGGAACTGCTGCCAGCGGCTGGCGCCGTCGATCGCCGCCGACTCGTAGAGATCGGCCGGGATCGCCTGCATGGCGGCGAGGTAGATCAGCGCGTTGTAACCCGTCCACCGCCAGATCACGATCGACGACACCGCGAACTGCGAACCCCAGTCGGACTCACGCCAGTTGACGGGACCGACACCGAGGAAGTGCAGGATCCAGTTGACCATGCCGCCGTCCCACGAGTACAGCAGCGTGAACACCAGGGTCGCCGCGGCCACCGAGGTGGCGTACGGGGTCAGCATCACCACACGCCAGACGGTCGAGCCCCGCAGCCGGTAGTTCAGCAGGTGGGCGAGCCCGATCGCGGCCAGCAGCTGCGGCACGGTCGAGATGACACCGATGGTGAAGGTGTTCTCCAGGGCGTTCCAGAAGAACTCCGAGGACCACAGGTTCCGGTAGTTGTCCAGGCCCGCCCAGGTCTGGTCGTCGAGGGCCGACAGCTGCACATGGTGCAGCGAGTACCAGGCCGTGTAGAGCAGCGGGACCAGCGTGAACGCCCCGAACAGGACGAAGAACGGGGACACGAACGCGTACGGCGACGCCTTCATGTCCCAGCGGTACAGTCGGCTGCGCCAGGAGTCGGCGCCCGGCTGCGTACCGCGACCGTGAGCGTCCCGCGCCGCGCCCGGCGGGGTGCCGGGCGCGGCGTCGGCGCTCGACGCGGGGTGCGCGAGAGCCTGCTTGGGGCTGGTCACTGGCCGAGCACGTCCTTGATCTCCTTGGACGCCGCGTCCCAGCCCTGGGACGGCGACTTGCCCTTCTGCTCGACCTGGAGGATGCCGATGTCGCTGATCGCGTTGTCGATCGGCTTGTCCTTGGGGCCGAGCGGCTGCGAGGGGATGGTCTTCGCCGCGTCCGAGAAGATCTGGGTGAGCGGCGCGTTCGAGAAGTACGCGGTGGTGTCCGCGGCCGGCTTCAGACTCGCGTAGGCCGACGGGGTCGAGGGGAAGCTCGCTTGCTTGGCGAAGACCTTCTCCTGCTGCTCGGGCGCGGTCAGCCACTTGGCCAGTGCGATGGCCTCCTTCTGGTGTTTGCCCGCCGTCGGCGCGCCGAGGAAGGAGCCGCCCCAGTTGGACGCGGCCGGCGCCGCAGCCACGTCCCACTTGCCCTTGCCCAAGTCACCCGACTTCTGCTCGATGTAGCCGATCATCCAGGCCGGGCAGGCGACGGAGGCGAAGGTGCCGTTGGCGAAGCCCTGGTCCCAGGTCGGGTCGAACTGCTTCAGCTTCGCCGACATGTCGCTGGTCGCGACGCTCATGGCGGCGTCCCAGGCCTTCTTCACGCCGTCGGACCTGTCCCAGACGACGTTGCCGTCCTTGTCGTAGTACCGCTCGCTCGCGCCGCCCACCGCCGCGTTGTAGACGGAGGAGGCCGAGTCCACGAACTTGGTGCCCTTGGGCGCCTTCTTCATGTACTGCTTGCCGACGTCGACGTACTTGGCCCAGTCGCCCTTCCACATCTCGGCGAGCTTGGTCCGGTCGGTCGGCAGCCCCGCCTTCTGGAACAGGTCCTTCCGATAGCAGATGGCCATCGGCCCGATGTCGGTGCCGAGCCCGATGAGCTTGCCGTCCTTCGTGGTGGCCTGGGCGTTCTTCCAGTCCAGCCACTGGGACTTGTCGACCTCCTTGCCCAGGTCGACGAACTTGTTCGCCTGCGTCTGCACGGCCTCGGTGATGTTGCCGATCTCGATGGCCTGGATGTCGTCCGTGCCGGAGCCGGCCTGGAGGCGGGTGAGCACCTTCGGCCAGTACACGTCGGTGCGGGTGGTGACGTTCTCCTTGATGTTGATCTCCGGGTGCAGCTTCATGTACTCGTCGTAGAGGCCGGACTGCTTGTAGCCGAAGACGCCGAAGGTGCCGATGGTCAGCGTGATCTTGCCCTTGCCGTTTCCGCCGCCGCCGGAGCCGTCCGACGAGCTGTCGTTCGAGTCCTTGGCGCAGCCGGCCAGCAGCCCGGTGGTCAGCGCGGCCACGGCCGCGAGGGCCATCAGCCGCTGGGACCGGCGGATGCTCGTGCGCATTGCGTCCTCCTGTTGCCTGACGTGCCGACCCCCCGGCCAACTGCATGAACAGGGCCCGTTCGTACGCGCTGCGGCCCGGGCGGGGAACGTGCGGGATGTGTAGGGCTCAGGTAGTGTGGGAGCGCTCCCATGAGTGATGTGTTGAAGAGTCGTCGGTCGGGGGCGGGGTGTCAAGGGAGCGGACAGCGCAACTGTCTTCGGTTATCTGAGCGTTAGCCGGGTCGAGTTGGGGCGCACAATCCAGCCCGGCCGGCGTTCGGGGACGCGGCCGAAGGCCGGCGAACGGGGGTCTGGGGCGCAGCCCCCAGGACGGCGGCCACGGCGAACGGTG
Above is a genomic segment from Streptomyces fodineus containing:
- a CDS encoding ABC transporter substrate-binding protein; the protein is MRTSIRRSQRLMALAAVAALTTGLLAGCAKDSNDSSSDGSGGGGNGKGKITLTIGTFGVFGYKQSGLYDEYMKLHPEINIKENVTTRTDVYWPKVLTRLQAGSGTDDIQAIEIGNITEAVQTQANKFVDLGKEVDKSQWLDWKNAQATTKDGKLIGLGTDIGPMAICYRKDLFQKAGLPTDRTKLAEMWKGDWAKYVDVGKQYMKKAPKGTKFVDSASSVYNAAVGGASERYYDKDGNVVWDRSDGVKKAWDAAMSVATSDMSAKLKQFDPTWDQGFANGTFASVACPAWMIGYIEQKSGDLGKGKWDVAAAPAASNWGGSFLGAPTAGKHQKEAIALAKWLTAPEQQEKVFAKQASFPSTPSAYASLKPAADTTAYFSNAPLTQIFSDAAKTIPSQPLGPKDKPIDNAISDIGILQVEQKGKSPSQGWDAASKEIKDVLGQ
- a CDS encoding carbohydrate ABC transporter permease, coding for MTSPKQALAHPASSADAAPGTPPGAARDAHGRGTQPGADSWRSRLYRWDMKASPYAFVSPFFVLFGAFTLVPLLYTAWYSLHHVQLSALDDQTWAGLDNYRNLWSSEFFWNALENTFTIGVISTVPQLLAAIGLAHLLNYRLRGSTVWRVVMLTPYATSVAAATLVFTLLYSWDGGMVNWILHFLGVGPVNWRESDWGSQFAVSSIVIWRWTGYNALIYLAAMQAIPADLYESAAIDGASRWQQFRHVTIPQLRPTILFTVVVSTIGATQLFGEPLLFGGVSGSKGGSEHQYQTLGLYMYDQGWIIGNLGKASAIAWSMFLILLVIAAVNLLLTRRLRKSP
- a CDS encoding response regulator transcription factor, which translates into the protein MASVLVVEDDQFVRSALIRHLTDAAHTVRSVGSALEALREVAHFRFDVVILDLGLPDLDGSEALKMLRGITDVPVIIATARDDETEIVRLLNAGADDYLTKPFSVEHLSARIAAVLRRARSGGAEPPSASVLRVGGLTVDPLRRQAELDGVRLDLTRREFDLLAFLAGRPGVVVPRKELLAEVWQQSYGDDQTIDVHLSWLRRKLGETAARPRYLHTLRGVGVKLEPPMDGEPTR
- a CDS encoding carbohydrate ABC transporter permease, which gives rise to MTTTEPTLPRKAGRRRVLGAGKQLHAGPVTYVVLTVFALVSLGPLVWTAIAASRTAGRLAQTPPPLWFGGNLFKNLQAAWDQAGLSTAMFNSVIVAGTITVSTVLFSTLAGFAFAKLRFRFSGLLLLLTIGTMMIPPQLAVVPLYLWMSDLGWSNQLQTVILPSLVTAFGTFFMRQYLVQALPTELIEAARVDGASSIRIVWHVVFPAARPAMAVLGLLTFVFAWNDFLWPIIALNQQNPTVQVALNSLGTGYVPDQAVIMAGALLGTLPLLIAFVLFGKQIVGGIMQGAIKG
- a CDS encoding GH1 family beta-glucosidase — encoded protein: MSLSPASPVSPSPVTFPPAFLWGAATSAYQIEGAVREDGRTPSIWDTFSHTPGRTAGGETGDIAVDHYHRYRDDVALMAELGLTAYRFSVSWSRVQPTGRGPAVQVGLDFYRRLVDDLLAHGIKPALTLYHWDLPQELEDAGGWPQRDTAKRFAEYAQLVGEALGDRVEQWITLNEPWCSAFLGYGSGVHAPGRTEPEASLRAAHHLNLAHGLAASALRSVMPARNGIAISLNSSVVRPLSQDPADVAAARRIDDLANGIFHGPMLHGAYPSSLLEATSSITDWSYVLDGDTRTINVPLDALGLNYYTPALVSAASGESTGPRADGHGAGDHSPWPGADDVRFHQTPGERTEMGWTIDPTGLHELLMRYTREAPGLPLYVTENGAAYDDKPDPDGRVHDPERIAYLHGHLSEVRRAITDGADVRGYYLWSLLDNFEWAYGYGKRFGAVYVDYATLERTPKSSARWYGEAARTGVLPGVGAD
- a CDS encoding sensor histidine kinase, whose protein sequence is MRWALVKVCLAVTTMVVVAFAVPLGLVVKEMARDRAFSSAEREAAAVAPALSITTDRDKLERVVASAGADSGMAVHLPAGSGRPALDLGRQRAAGRDIEAVRKMGRASTTTVAGGSTLLQPVALGSGDIAVVEVYVPESEVTNGVGTAWAVLAAVGLALIVGSVAVADRLGVRMVRPAQRLVRGAHELGEGRLGARVPEDGPTELRLAAVAFNSMADQVVQLLANERELAADLSHRLRTPLTVLRLNAASLGGGPAAEQTRAAVAQLEREVDTIIRTAREAKPQTAAAGPGAGCDAAEVVRERMEFWSALAEDEGRKWRVAGVDRPVRIPVARADLAAALDALLGNVFRHTAEGTAFAVDVHNGEDAVIILVSDAGPGIPDPDAAMARGRGSGNAGSTGLGLDIVRRLAEATGGDVRIGSSVLGGAEVRLWFQLDGRAPAGRGHGGRVRRRRSGKPVLTGLDH